In Cyanobium sp. AMD-g, one genomic interval encodes:
- a CDS encoding nucleoside triphosphate pyrophosphohydrolase family protein: MDFQDYQRRSRETARYPDVGANILYPTLGLCGEAGEVADKVKKVLRDRGGDFGPDVRDDLRLELGDVLWYVAQLATELGLDLDEVAGANLAKLASRADRNVIGGSGDRR, encoded by the coding sequence ATGGACTTTCAGGACTACCAGCGACGCTCCCGTGAGACGGCGCGCTACCCGGATGTGGGCGCCAACATTCTTTACCCCACGCTGGGATTGTGCGGCGAGGCCGGCGAAGTGGCCGACAAGGTGAAGAAGGTGCTGCGGGATCGGGGCGGCGACTTCGGCCCCGATGTCCGCGACGACCTGCGGCTGGAGCTGGGCGATGTGCTCTGGTACGTGGCCCAGCTGGCCACGGAACTGGGCCTGGATCTCGACGAGGTGGCCGGCGCCAACCTGGCCAAGCTGGCCAGCCGCGCGGACCGTAACGTGATCGGAGGCAGCGGCGATCGGCGGTGA
- a CDS encoding YggT family protein: MNIFVFLLQVLAQTLSIYLLVLLVRVLLSWFPNLDWSNPVLASVSAITDPYLNAFRGLIPPLGGIDLSALVAFIALQLAQSLLGASIATLSGGLPY, translated from the coding sequence ATGAACATCTTCGTCTTTCTGCTCCAGGTGCTGGCCCAGACCCTCAGCATCTACCTCCTGGTGCTGCTGGTCCGGGTGCTGCTGAGCTGGTTCCCCAACCTCGACTGGAGCAACCCCGTGCTCGCCAGCGTCAGCGCCATCACCGACCCCTACCTGAACGCCTTCCGCGGCCTGATTCCACCGCTTGGCGGCATCGACCTGTCGGCGTTGGTGGCCTTCATCGCCCTGCAGCTGGCCCAGAGCCTGTTGGGGGCCTCGATCGCCACCCTCTCGGGCGGCCTGCCCTACTGA
- the scpB gene encoding SMC-Scp complex subunit ScpB produces MADPEPFCGLSLPARLEAILYLKGRPLELGELATIAGIERDAAELALITLMADYAHRDTALEIHQEGQHYALQLRAGLGDLVQNLLPVDLSIAALRTLATIALKKRLLQSELVELRGSGAYEHIKELLAQDFIERRRQSDGRSYWLSLSEKFHRTFSLKADDLAALGSRLAAAETDASPPTPEDEPDP; encoded by the coding sequence ATGGCTGATCCCGAACCCTTCTGCGGCCTCTCCCTGCCAGCCCGGCTGGAAGCCATCCTTTATCTCAAGGGGCGGCCGCTGGAGCTGGGGGAACTGGCCACCATCGCCGGCATCGAGCGGGACGCGGCCGAGCTGGCCCTGATCACCCTGATGGCCGATTACGCCCACCGGGATACGGCCCTGGAGATTCATCAGGAGGGCCAGCACTACGCGCTGCAACTGCGGGCGGGCCTGGGGGATCTGGTGCAGAACCTGCTGCCGGTGGATCTCTCCATCGCCGCCCTGCGCACCCTTGCCACCATCGCCCTCAAGAAGCGGCTGCTGCAGTCGGAGCTGGTGGAACTGCGCGGCTCGGGGGCCTACGAGCACATCAAGGAACTGCTGGCCCAGGACTTCATCGAGCGCCGCCGCCAGAGCGACGGCCGCTCCTACTGGCTCAGCCTGAGTGAGAAATTCCATCGCACCTTCTCCCTGAAGGCCGACGACCTGGCGGCCCTGGGCTCGCGCCTGGCGGCCGCCGAGACAGACGCGAGCCCGCCAACGCCCGAGGATGAACCGGATCCATAG
- the ilvA gene encoding threonine ammonia-lyase, biosynthetic encodes MTLAAHDDAFPEATAYLQRILRARVYDVAIESPLDPAPNLSRRLLNQVLLKREDLQPVFSFKLRGAYNKMVGLERAELDRGVIAASAGNHAQGVALAAQRLGCTAVIVMPVTTPEMKVRSVAARGAEVVLHGDTYDEACEEAHRLQRRRGLTFIHPFDDPDVIAGQGTIGLEILRQCSDPPDAIYVAVGGGGLIAGIGAYVKSLWPQVEVVGVEPSDADAMTRSLAAGQRVRLDQVGLFADGVAVRQVGEHTFALAQRCVDRMVTVDTDEICAAIKDVFEDTRSILEPAGALSVAGMKKDVAQRQLRDRTLVAVACGANMNFDRLAFVAERAELGEEREALLAVEIPEQPGSLARFCAVLGQRSLTEFSYRLADPQLAHIFVGVQISGHQDTRQLMEALEAHGFPCLDLSGDELAKLHLCHMVGGRLPASAGAALNQGEERLYRFVFPERPGALMAFVNALHPNWNISIFHYRNHGADVGRIVVGVQVPPSELEAWQAFLADLPYQHWEETHNPAYRLFLGEVGHSLPPRPAALPHG; translated from the coding sequence ATGACCTTGGCCGCCCACGACGACGCCTTCCCCGAGGCAACCGCTTACCTGCAGCGGATCCTGCGGGCCCGGGTGTACGACGTGGCGATCGAATCCCCCCTTGATCCCGCCCCGAACCTCTCCCGCCGGCTGCTCAACCAGGTGCTGCTGAAAAGGGAGGATCTCCAGCCCGTGTTCAGCTTCAAGCTGCGCGGCGCCTACAACAAGATGGTCGGTCTGGAGCGGGCCGAGCTCGACCGGGGGGTGATCGCCGCCAGTGCCGGCAACCACGCCCAGGGGGTGGCCCTGGCCGCCCAGCGGTTGGGCTGCACCGCCGTGATCGTGATGCCCGTCACCACCCCGGAGATGAAGGTGCGTTCGGTGGCGGCCCGCGGCGCCGAAGTCGTGCTGCATGGCGACACCTACGACGAGGCCTGCGAGGAAGCCCACCGCCTGCAGCGGCGGCGCGGACTCACCTTCATCCATCCCTTCGATGACCCGGATGTGATCGCCGGCCAAGGCACGATCGGGCTGGAGATCCTGCGCCAGTGCTCCGATCCCCCCGATGCCATCTATGTGGCCGTGGGCGGTGGCGGGCTGATCGCCGGTATTGGCGCCTACGTCAAGAGCCTCTGGCCCCAGGTGGAGGTGGTGGGCGTCGAACCGAGCGATGCCGATGCCATGACCCGCTCGTTGGCGGCGGGGCAGCGGGTTCGGCTCGACCAGGTGGGCCTGTTCGCCGACGGCGTGGCCGTGCGCCAGGTGGGTGAGCACACCTTCGCCCTGGCCCAGCGCTGCGTCGATCGCATGGTCACGGTGGACACCGACGAGATCTGCGCCGCCATCAAGGACGTCTTCGAAGACACCCGCTCGATCCTCGAGCCGGCAGGAGCCCTCTCGGTGGCTGGCATGAAGAAGGATGTGGCGCAGCGTCAGCTGCGGGACCGGACCCTGGTGGCGGTGGCCTGCGGCGCCAACATGAACTTCGACCGTCTGGCCTTCGTGGCCGAACGGGCCGAACTGGGCGAAGAGCGCGAAGCCCTGCTGGCGGTGGAGATCCCGGAGCAACCCGGCAGCCTGGCGCGCTTCTGCGCCGTCCTCGGCCAGCGCAGCCTCACCGAGTTCAGCTACCGCCTGGCCGACCCCCAGCTGGCCCACATCTTCGTGGGGGTGCAGATCAGCGGCCACCAGGACACCCGCCAGCTGATGGAGGCCCTGGAGGCCCACGGGTTTCCTTGCCTCGACCTGAGCGGCGACGAGCTGGCCAAGCTGCACCTCTGCCACATGGTGGGGGGACGGTTGCCGGCCAGCGCCGGTGCGGCCCTGAACCAGGGAGAGGAGCGGCTCTACCGCTTCGTGTTCCCGGAACGGCCCGGGGCCCTGATGGCGTTCGTGAACGCCCTGCACCCCAACTGGAACATCAGCATCTTTCATTACCGCAACCATGGCGCCGACGTCGGGCGCATCGTGGTGGGGGTGCAGGTGCCGCCCTCTGAGCTGGAGGCCTGGCAGGCCTTCCTCGCCGATCTCCCCTACCAGCACTGGGAGGAGACCCACAACCCGGCCTACCGGCTGTTCCTGGGGGAAGTGGGCCACAGCCTGCCGCCACGCCCTGCCGCCCTTCCCCATGGCTGA
- the dxs gene encoding 1-deoxy-D-xylulose-5-phosphate synthase: MHLSELSHPNQLHGLSTAELEAMARQIREKHLEVVATSGGHLGPGLGVVELTLALYQTLDLDHDRVVWDVGHQAYPHKLVTGRYKDFHTLRQKGGVAGYLKRSESRFDHFGAGHASTSISAALGMALARDSRGEDFKCVAVIGDGALTGGMALEAINHAGHLPHTKLLVVLNDNDMSISAPVGALSTHLNRMRLSKPVQFLSGSAEEAVKHLPFLHGELPTELKTLKESMKRLAVPKVGAVFEELGFTYVGPIDGHDIPEMVRTFQAAHRCDGPVLVHVATTKGKGYPYAEADQVGYHAQSAFDLATGKAYPSSKPKPPSWSKVFGQTLIKICEQDPRVVGITAAMATGTGLDLLEKALPGQYFDVGIAEQHAVTMAAGMACEGLRPVVAIYSTFLQRAYDQLIHDVGIQKLPVTFVLDRAGIVGADGPTHQGQYDISYLRAVPNFTVMAPKDEAELQRMLVTSIAHDGPCAIRIPRGEGEGVPLMDEGWQPLEIGRGELLADGDDVLIVAYGAMVAPAMATAGLLQEKGLRAAVVNARFLRPLDEALILPLARRIGRVVTMEEGALPGGFGAAVVETFNDHELAIPVLRIGIPDVLVDHASPDQSKESLGLTPAQMADRIHERFGPVFRATVPTALAV; encoded by the coding sequence ATGCATCTGAGCGAGCTGAGCCATCCGAATCAGCTGCACGGCCTGAGCACGGCAGAACTCGAGGCCATGGCTCGCCAGATCCGCGAGAAGCACCTGGAGGTGGTGGCCACCAGTGGTGGGCACCTGGGTCCGGGGCTCGGGGTCGTCGAACTCACCCTCGCCCTGTACCAGACCCTCGACCTCGACCACGACCGGGTGGTGTGGGATGTGGGCCACCAGGCCTATCCCCACAAGCTGGTCACGGGCCGCTACAAGGACTTCCATACACTGCGCCAGAAGGGCGGCGTGGCGGGCTACCTCAAGCGCAGCGAGAGCCGCTTCGACCACTTCGGTGCCGGCCACGCCTCCACCAGCATCTCGGCCGCCCTGGGTATGGCCCTGGCCCGTGACAGCCGCGGTGAAGATTTCAAATGTGTCGCCGTGATCGGCGATGGTGCCCTCACCGGTGGCATGGCCCTGGAGGCCATCAACCATGCGGGCCACCTGCCTCACACCAAGCTGCTGGTGGTGCTGAACGACAACGACATGTCGATCTCAGCGCCGGTGGGGGCCCTCTCCACCCACCTCAACCGCATGCGGCTCAGCAAGCCGGTGCAGTTTCTCTCCGGCAGCGCCGAGGAGGCTGTCAAGCACCTCCCCTTCCTGCACGGGGAGCTGCCCACCGAGCTCAAGACACTCAAAGAGAGCATGAAACGGCTCGCGGTTCCCAAGGTGGGGGCCGTGTTCGAAGAGCTGGGCTTCACCTACGTTGGACCGATCGACGGCCACGACATCCCCGAGATGGTGCGTACCTTTCAGGCGGCGCACCGCTGCGATGGTCCGGTGCTGGTGCATGTGGCCACCACCAAGGGCAAGGGCTACCCCTACGCCGAAGCCGATCAGGTGGGTTACCACGCCCAGTCCGCCTTCGATCTGGCCACCGGTAAGGCCTACCCGTCCAGCAAGCCCAAACCGCCCAGCTGGAGCAAGGTCTTCGGCCAGACCCTCATCAAGATCTGCGAACAGGATCCCAGGGTGGTGGGCATCACCGCTGCCATGGCCACCGGCACCGGGCTGGATCTGCTGGAGAAAGCGCTCCCCGGACAGTATTTCGATGTGGGCATCGCCGAGCAGCACGCCGTCACGATGGCGGCGGGCATGGCCTGCGAAGGGCTGCGGCCGGTGGTGGCGATCTACAGCACCTTCCTGCAGCGTGCCTACGACCAGCTCATCCATGACGTCGGCATCCAGAAGCTGCCGGTCACCTTCGTTCTCGATCGGGCCGGCATTGTCGGCGCTGATGGTCCCACCCACCAGGGCCAGTACGACATCAGCTACCTGCGGGCCGTGCCCAACTTCACGGTGATGGCTCCGAAGGACGAGGCCGAACTGCAACGCATGCTGGTCACCTCGATCGCCCATGACGGCCCCTGCGCCATCCGCATCCCCCGGGGCGAAGGCGAAGGGGTGCCGCTGATGGACGAGGGCTGGCAGCCCCTGGAGATCGGCCGCGGTGAGTTGCTCGCCGACGGCGACGATGTGCTGATCGTGGCTTACGGCGCCATGGTGGCGCCGGCCATGGCCACCGCCGGCCTGCTCCAGGAGAAGGGCCTCCGGGCCGCCGTCGTGAACGCCCGTTTCCTGCGCCCCCTTGACGAGGCCCTGATCCTGCCGCTGGCGCGGCGCATCGGCCGGGTCGTGACGATGGAGGAAGGTGCCCTGCCCGGTGGCTTCGGGGCGGCGGTGGTGGAAACCTTCAACGACCACGAGCTGGCCATTCCGGTGCTGCGCATCGGCATCCCTGACGTCCTGGTGGACCACGCCAGCCCTGACCAGAGCAAGGAAAGCCTGGGCCTGACCCCTGCCCAGATGGCGGATCGCATCCACGAGCGTTTCGGCCCTGTGTTCCGCGCCACCGTCCCCACCGCCCTTGCCGTCTGA